One window of the Anopheles cruzii chromosome 2, idAnoCruzAS_RS32_06, whole genome shotgun sequence genome contains the following:
- the LOC128267282 gene encoding high mobility group protein DSP1-like, translated as MSEHHRAAWGSREDAVWWPNGITSTEQQTLQHHQHLINQHHQQQHAQLQHQAAVQQHQAAVQQQQQQQNDSARINSTTSTSITQKLLSYRMINNIQNPISTDVTVSTSTAPYDYGLGVSTVVARPGDPPTMASTAPTTQWVYPGGQNALDNSLQQQQPELQNQGKVKDDKPKRRLTAYTFFVQTCRDEHRKKHPEEQVIFAEFSRKCAARWKTMLDKEKRCFHEMAEKDKQRFELEMQNYVPPNGAVVGRGKKRKQRKDPNAPKRSLSSYFWFCHDERNKVKALNPTYRVGDIAKELGRRWSDLNAEIKQKYEQMAAKDKQRYQQEMTEYKSRCKNEQGGGTPGLNLPQQLQQAGLQPHLPPSFLLPPLVPQVAAAQLQAHVVQVHHATAAAAAAAVQQQNDDNDDDDDDDEDSEEDDNE; from the coding sequence atgTCGGAGCACCATCGGGCTGCTTGGGGTTCGCGTGAGGACGCCGTCTGGTGGCCGAATGGTATCACGTCGACGGAGCAACAAACAttgcagcaccatcagcatctAATCaatcaacaccaccagcaacagcatgCCCAACTGCAGCACCAGGCCgctgtgcagcagcaccaggccgctgtgcagcagcagcagcagcaacaaaacgaTAGCGCTCGAATCAACAGCACAACATCCACATCCATAACGCAGAAGCTGTTGTCGTATAGAATGATCAACAATATCCAGAACCCGATCAGCACCGATGTGACGGTGTCTACTTCAACCGCACCGTATGACTATGGGCTCGGTGTGAGCACGGTGGTTGCACGTCCCGGTGACCCACCTACGATGGCCAGCACAGCTCCCACCACCCAGTGGGTGTACCCGGGTGGCCAGAACGCACTCGATAACTcattgcagcaacagcaaccagaACTTCAGAATCAAGGTAAGGTGAAGGACGATAAGCCAAAACGGCGCTTGACGGCGTACACATTTTTCGTACAAACCTGCCGAGATGAGCATAGGAAGAAGCATCCCGAGGAACAAGTCATATTTGCTGAATTTTCGCGGAAATGCGCAGCACGATGGAAGACAATGCTAGACAAGGAGAAGCGCTGTTTTCACGAAATGGCCGAAAAAGACAAGCAGCGCTTTGAGCTGGAGATGCAAAACTACGTTCCGCCGAATGGCGCAGTTGTTGGACGCGGAAAGAAACGGAAGCAGCGCAAGGATCCGAACGCACCGAAGCGATCGCTGTCGTCATATTTCTGGTTCTGTCACGATGAGCGAAACAAAGTTAAAGCCCTCAATCCAACATACCGCGTGGGTGACATCGCTAAGGAGCTGGGTCGAAGATGGTCAGATTTGAACGCTGAAATCAAGCAGAAATATGAACAAATGGCAGCGAAAGATAAACAGCGATATCAACAAGAAATGACCGAATACAAGTCAAGGTGTAAAAATGAACAGGGCGGAGGAACACCAGGACTGAACTTGCCGCAGCAATTGCAACAGGCCGGTCTTCAGCCACACCTTCCTCCTTCCTTCCTCCTTCCTCCACTAGTGCCACAAGTAGCGGCGGCCCAGCTTCAGGCTCATGTCGTTCAGGTGCATcatgcaactgctgctgccgcagcagccgccgtgCAACAGCAGAACgatgacaacgacgacgatgacgacgatgatgaagataGTGAAGAGGATGATAACgaataa
- the LOC128269426 gene encoding amyloid protein-binding protein 2-like: MISELFQTMHKARFSGIRIVPENSPSLQQQCVRAFVESLLRAERSSEQVMQQLQLLPAPLLTSILDRMCSYPQLRGTLRAELTDPVTFMKLFNGYAPDQGTLEKCLREAALGGRPQVLKDLANRYCDMLRTVVLPTVLGRTAETGDGAAAAITIMGRVLETLKFGDYLCEAGWCRSAVDVLTVTEELVSLLDAHRGTSPRGHLAAKCRVQLLRAQIGACQTVRAASTVEKLLSFVHATEQQQRRPDGSPPPTGTLLVKVFLQLGSYYYYVHDLSRCHFWALRALATLDASAESTPAAAGDVIEVLQLIAQFCIAKERHDLGNMLISQAVRRARTHYGSLHRRYADVLQQYGFALLRMNATGPATTAFTECLDIVGRVYGLLSPHAVVLEGYLAHCLYLRSHTTGRFDMALRHANAALELVRQLMPTSRLIRRQLEATRDLILRGPDRNRETKESDPARERDYRPFTLHEIREKFFELDSLFEREAASATAASNLLVC, encoded by the coding sequence ATGATCTCGGAACTGTTCCAAACGATGCACAAGGCCCGCTTCAGCGGCATCCGGATTGTGCCGGAGAACTCGCCctcgctgcagcagcagtgcgtgCGGGCGTTCGTCGAGAGCCTGCTGCGGGCCGAGCGCAGCAGCGAGCAGGTGATGCAGCAGCTCCAACTGCTGCCGGCTCCGCTGCTGACGTCGATCCTCGATCGGATGTGCAGCTATCCGCAGCTGCGCGGGACGCTGCGCGCCGAGTTGACCGACCCGGTGACGTTCATGAAGCTCTTCAACGGGTACGCCCCGGACCAGGGCACGCTCGAGAAGTGTCTGCGGGAAGCGGCCCTGGGCGGACGCCCGCAGGTCCTGAAGGACCTCGCTAACCGCTACTGTGATATGCTGCGCACGGTGGTCCTGCCCACGGTGCTGGGCCGGACCGCGGAGACCGGCgatggggcggcggcggccatcaccatcatgGGGCGCGTGCTGGAGACGCTCAAGTTCGGTGACTACCTGTGCGAGGCCGGTTGGTGCCGGTCGGCGGTCGATGTTCTGACCGTGACCGAAGAGCTGGTGAGCCTGCTCGATGCGCACCGCGGAACGTCACCGCGCGGCCACTTGGCGGCCAAGTGTCGCGTGCAGCTGCTGCGCGCCCAGATCGGCGCCTGTCAGACGGTGCGGGCGGCCAGTACCGTCGAAAAGTTGCTGTCCTTCGTTCACgcaacggagcagcagcaacggcggccGGATGGTtcaccaccgcccaccggcACCCTTCTAGTCAAGGTGTTCCTGCAGCTCGGgagctactactactacgtgCACGATCTCTCTCGCTGCCATTTTTGGGCACTGCGCGCCCTCGCGACGCTGGACGCGAGCGCGGAGtcgacgccggcggcggccggcgatgtGATCGAGGTGCTGCAGCTAATCGCCCAGTTCTGCATCGCGAAGGAGCGCCACGACCTTGGCAACATGCTGATCAGCCAGGCGGTGCGGCGGGCCCGGACCCACTACGGAAGTCTGCACCGCCGGTACGCGGACGTCCTTCAGCAGTACGGGTTCGCGTTGCTGCGCATGAACGCGACCGGACCAGCGACCACCGCGTTTACCGAGTGTCTCGACATTGTCGGCCGCGTTTACGGTCTGCTCAGCCCGCACGCCGTCGTCCTGGAGGGCTACCTGGCGCACTGTCTCTACCTGCGGTCGCACACCACGGGCCGCTTCGATATGGCGCTCCGGCACGCCAACGCTGCCCTAGAACTGGTCCGCCAGCTGATGCCCACGAGCCGGCTGATCCGCCGCCAGCTGGAGGCGACCCGTGATCTGATCCTgcgcggaccggaccgtaACCGGGAGACCAAAGAGAGTGACCCGGCCCGCGAGCGGGACTATCGTCCGTTTACGCTGCACGAAATCCGCGAGAAGTTCTTCGAGCTGGACTCGTTGTTCGAAAGGGAAGCGgcatcggcgacggcggcctcGAACCTGCTGGTGTGCTGA